A region from the Rhodamnia argentea isolate NSW1041297 chromosome 7, ASM2092103v1, whole genome shotgun sequence genome encodes:
- the LOC115742971 gene encoding uncharacterized protein LOC115742971, which translates to MGCKINASTSPILRKLPAIRARVAPKSISFFSSSYARNDGELTSTATTTQFHLSRPNAYKVDFKTLGACKLGISRYPDFEYNAHGGTGSGHGSVASNGNPTGEISVSFDPDTLSIPPLTSVTTKFLGLPLPPFLRIDIVPQLFEGRICQESGKVHLQFKAKFCFSVGSLYRAPPLIVETVLTSEESNGTVRGGRGERLDEEGNCRLVGVASVDPIDDLLMNSFLGLPAECIASLNAVISLSSSSSSSS; encoded by the exons ATGGGTTGCAAGATCAATGCCTCGACCTCGCCGATTCTGCGCAAACTCCCGGCAATAAGAGCAAGAGTCGCTCCAAAATCCatctccttcttttcttcttcctacgCTCGAAATGATGGAGAACTCACTTCAACAGCCACAACCACTCAATTCCATCTCTCAAGACCGAATGCTTACAAGGTGGACTTCAAGACCCTTGGGGCTTGCAAGCTCGGCATCTCCAGATATCCCGATTTCGAGTACAATGCTCACGGAGGTACCGGAAGTGGGCACGGCTCGGTGGCATCGAACGGCAACCCGACCGGAGAAATATCGGTATCTTTCGACCCCGACACGCTTTCCATCCCGCCATTGACGAGCGTGACTACTAAATTCCTGGGATTGCCGTTGCCGCCTTTCCTGAGGATAGACATAGTTCCACAGCTGTTTGAAGGCAGGATTTGCCAAGAATCCGGCAAG GTCCATCTTCAATTCAAGGCGAAGTTTTGCTTCTCGGTCGGGAGCCTTTACAGAGCCCCGCCGCTGATCGTCGAGACCGTGCTGACGTCGGAGGAATCGAACGGGACGGTGAGAGGCGGCCGGGGAGAGAGACTGGACGAGGAAGGGAATTGTAGATTGGTGGGAGTGGCAAGCGTTGACCCCATCGATGACTTGTTGATGAACTCGTTCCTAGGACTTCCTGCCGAGTGCATCGCCAGCCTCAATGCTGTCATATCTCTCTctagttcatcatcatcatcatcatag
- the LOC115742962 gene encoding post-GPI attachment to proteins factor 3-like: MSPSRALLLFVALFSLVAALDASAGDADPIYRSCVEKCESSGCVGDKCFQHCKFSSDGKPIDGPWYLQEPLYLRWKQWDCQSDCRYQCMLVREEERQKLGHKPVKYHGKWPFKRVDGFQEPASVAFSALNLAMHFHGWLSFFILLYYKLPLRPDQRIYYEYTSLWHVYGLLSMNSWFWSAVFHSRDVDFTEKLDYSSAVALLGFSLILAILRSLNVRDQAARVMVAAPFIAFVTTHILYLNFYKLDYGLNMKVCIAMGVAQLLIWAIWAGVTRHPSRWKLWVVVVGGAAAMLLEIYDFPPYRGYVDAHALWHATTIPLTYLWWSFIRDDANFRTSALFKKKK; this comes from the exons ATGAGTCCCTCGCGCGCGCTTCTGCTCTTCGTCGCGCTCTTCTCTCTCGTCGCTGCTCTCGACGCCAGTGCCGGTGACGCCGATCCGATTTACAG GTCTTGCGTAGAAAAGTGTGAAAGTTCGGGGTGTGTGGGAGACAAGTGCTTCCAACATTGTAAATTTTCATCTGATGGCAAACCTATTGATGGTCCTTGGTATTTGCAAGAACCACTTTACCTTAGATGGAAACAATGGGACTGCCAGAGTGATTGCCGATATCAGTGTATGCTTGTGAGAGAAGAGGAAAGACAGAAACTTGGCCACAAACCTGTTAAATATCATGGGAAATGGCCGTTCAAGCGTGTCGATGGATTTCAG GAACCTGCCTCCGTTGCTTTTTCTGCGCTTAATCTTGCAATGCACTTTCATGGGTGGCTGTCCTTTTTCATCCTTTTGTACTACAAGTTACCTCTGAGACCAGATCAGAGAATATACTATGAATATACGAGCTTGTGGCATGTCTATGGTCTCTTGTCCATGAATTCCTGGTTCTGGAGTGCTGTATTTCACAGTCG AGATGTGGACTTCACAGAAAAGCTGGATTATTCATCTGCTGTTGCCTTACTCGGGTTTTCTCTCATATTGGCAATACTGAGATCATTGAATGTGAGAGACCAGGCTGCTAGGGTCATGGTTGCAGCTCCTTTTATTGCATTTGTGACCACACATATCTTATATCTCAACTTCTATAAGCTTGATTATG GTCTGAACATGAAAGTGTGCATTGCGATGGGCGTAGCTCAGCTTCTTATATGGGCGATATGGGCTGGTGTCACTCGGCATCCTTCGCGCTGGAAATTGTGGGTGGTGGTCGTGGGTGGAGCTGCAGCAATGCTGTTGGAGATTTACGACTTCCCACCTTACCGGGGATATGTAGATGCCCATGCTCTTTGGCATGCCACTACCATTCCTCTGACATATTTGTGGTGGAGCTTTATTAGAGATGATGCCAACTTCAGGACATCGGCCctcttcaagaagaagaaatag